One window of the Rosa rugosa chromosome 3, drRosRugo1.1, whole genome shotgun sequence genome contains the following:
- the LOC133740606 gene encoding uncharacterized protein LOC133740606 — protein MVQEHEQAKAVIPAEESLVAFMVKRFNADIPTDEPKLNLDDDMDETEMVDTSCNMVYVLPAKYALPVAAQEYVEADAIGEQQLQITSAATTQVKEAVFLETEDVNSKGFFMSFTRPTPAMVQHMRPLYITAEINGTKVWGAMFGPKMSILA, from the coding sequence ATGGTACAGGAGCACGAACAAGCCAAGGCGGTGATCCCcgcagaggaatcattggttgctttcatggttaaacggttcaacgccgatatcccaacagatgaacccaagctcaatcttgatgatgacatggacgaaacagaaatggtggatacctcttgcaatatggtttatgtgctccctgcTAAGTATGCCTTACCAGTCGCTGCGCAGGAATACGTAGAAGCTGACGCGATTGGAGAAcagcagttgcagatcacttcagccgcaacaacgcaggtgaaagaagcagtgttccttgagactgaagatgttaacagcaagggtttcttcatgagcttcacaagacccacacccgccatggtgcaacacatgcgacctttgtatatcacagcagaaattaatgggactaag